Genomic window (Ruminococcus flavefaciens AE3010):
CTGCACCATAGTTCTGACCTGTGAAGTTCAGGGAGGTCTGGCTGTATGAGTTCATAGATGTGTACACGAAGCCCTCTATATTCTGAGCAGCGGCGTTTCCCGTGTTAACAACTGGACCGAAGAAGTTTATAGAGGACTGTATTATAACATTGGATACTGCGAAAAGTGAGGACTGTATACCTGCGGGGAAGCCTATCTGTAGAATACGCTTGAGCTGTCTGCCGTAGATGTGGAGCTTTTTAAGATCCAGTCGGCAGGCGTCCTCTCTCTTCATAAGAGCGCGGACTATGAGCAGTCCCGAAAAGGTCTGGGATATAGCCGTGGCAAGTGCAACTCCCGCCACGTCCATATGGAATAATATGACAAAAATCAGGTTCAGTATAACATTGAGGAAGCCTGCGGCGGTAAGGTAGTACAGCGGACTTTTTGTATCGCCTGCGGCTCGGAGAATGGCTGAGCCGAAGTTATACAGCATGCTCGCGATAGTACCGCAGAAGTATATCCTCATATAAGAAGTGGCGAGACTGAGCTGCTCCTTTGGAGTGTCCATAAGTTTCAGGAATGTCTCGGAGAAGAGCAAGCCTACAACAGTGAGCAGGGCTCCGCATATAAGTGCAGTGGGTATGGCAGTATGTACTGTTCTGTGAACGTCCTCGCTCCTTCCCGAGCCGATACCGTGAGCCACGGTAACGCCTGCGCCCACAGAAAGACCGATGAACAGGTTTACCATAAGGTTTATAAGTGCGCCTGTAGCGCCTACCGCGCCAACGGAATTGCTTCCGCAGCACCGTCCTACCACCACAAGGTCTGCGGCATTGAAGAGAAGCTGCAAAACGCCTGTGAGAATGATAGGGATAGTATAAAGAATGATTTTGCTGACGAGAGGTCCCTCGCACATATCCGAGGATTTGCTCTGCATAAGAAAGACTCCTAACTGCCGCTGAGTACTGGAGCGCTGCGGCTGACGCATATGGTCACAAAAAAGCCCCCGAAGGGACTTTTTAATCGTTTGTGTTTTTTCGTATCCTTGCGATCTCCTGATCCTTTTTCCAGAGGAAGCTTATATGAGCCTCCGTGCCGTTCTGTATTCTCTTGAAGTTTTCGATATGTTTGAAGAGAATGACCAGAGCCACAACGGAAAGTATGGTAGTGCCAACAGGGTCTCCCGTAAGCAGTGCATATATCATAGTGAAGATCACCGAGCCTGTAACAGGTACAACGCAGACATAGTCCACGGAGAAGCCAAGCAGCATCTCAAAGCCGAGAAGCAGTACAAATACTATGGGATTGAATGCGAGGATAGTTCCCCCCAGAGAAGCCAGACCTTTTCCGCCGCGGAATCTCATAAGTACAGGGAAGATATGTCCCAGTATGCAGCATGAGCCTGCAAGTATCTTTGCGAACCTGAGCTGAGGGAACAGATAAGCTCCGAGAAGCGAGGCTGCAACAGCCTTGAATATATCGAAAAGAGCAACAAAAAGCCCTGCTTTTTTTCCTACAGTGATAACAGTATTTGAAGCTCCCGCATTGCCTGACCCTCTTTGACGGATATCGAACCCTTTCAGCTTTGATATGATGAAAGCAGGATTGATATTACCGAAGAGATAGCCGATAAGAGCACAGAGAACGAACTGCATAACGACCCCCCCCATTGTATAAAGGCATGATAACTGCCTTGTTAAAAAAATGACTAACCATATCTATAATACTAATATAATATCATATTTCCTTGAAAAAGTAAATACCCATAATGGATTTTTTTGTCGTTATATGGTTAAATAATAAAAATAAATTTGCTGACGTTTCGTTTTTGAAGCTGAAAGCGATTAGTATTAGTGAAAGGGGAAATACCAATAATCATGTACATGAGCAGGAGTGAGATATATGAATGATATTGAATTGCGGCAGATGCTTAAATCTGCACCCGAAAGGGGACAGCGAGCCTTTTACGATAAATACTTCAACTACGTCTATACTATAGTATATGCAAGGCTCAGGTCTTATGCCGAGCCTGAGGATATAGACGAATGTGTGGGAGATGTATTTGCTCACTGCTTCTTCTATTTTGACAAGCAGGAAGAGATAAACGGCGACCTTAAAGCCTTTGTGGCAACCGTTGCACGTAATAAGGCTGTAGATACATACAGAAGAGTAGCGAGGCACAAGGAGCGCAATGTGGCAATGGACGACAATGAGGAGTTCATCTCCGACGAGAACATTGCCGAGACAGCTGAGACTTCGGAGATGCGGCAGCTGCTTTACGATAAAGTGGGTGAGCTGGGCGAGCCCGACTCTACCATAATCATACAGAAGTACTTCTACGGACGAAGCTCAAAGGAAATAGCAAAGATAGTGGAGCTTTCGTCCGATAATGTCCGCGCCAGATGCAGCCGCGCAGTGAAAAGACTGCGTGAGCTGCTGTTACAGGCAGGATTTGCAAGATAGGAGGATAGGATATGAAAGACGAGCTTGATATGATATTCAGCGGTAAGGAAAAAGATATAGAAACTATATCTACGAGGTACAAGGCAGTGGATGACAAGAGAAAAGAAAAGATATATGAAATAAGCAGAAGAAAGTACAATATATTAAAGGCAGGGGAGAGCGAGGAAGAACGCACTGATGACGGATTCACCGTAAGTGCAGAGGGTGTCGAGCGCTATAACCGTCCAAAGCTGTACAGGTATTTTTCAGCGGCAGCGGCAGCGATCGTATTGTTCGGCGGAGTATGCGGCGGCGTACTGCTTTCGCGCTCCTCAAAGATACAGCCCATGAACCCCAGCAGCGACCCAAATGTGACGGCTTCAACTGTTGAAGGTACAACAGATGCGCTTTATTTTGAGGATAATGCAGCTGTGGATAAGCTTCTGGGTAATCTTGAAATGATCCAGAGACCACAGTACCCGACAATTGACTGTGTAGACCTTAGCGATGAGATATACTTCAATAAGGACGAATTCAATGATGTTGCAGGTGACGTTGTAAATCTTACCAAGTATTATTTCGCAGTTACAGATGAAAGACTTGACAGCATGACAGAGGTCAATGACGTACTCAGGGAGACTTTCATCTACGAGACAGCCAACAGCTATCTCGGCGGCGACCTCAGCAGCCACGAAGTTGGCTTCGATTTCAGGGACGATTCAATGGCTAACAAGTACGTAAAGACCTTTATCGAATACAACGGCAGGGTCTACGTGCAGAGTCAGTGCGAGCCAAATGCTTCATACGCATACAACTTTGACGGCATATATAATTTCAGCGGTTATAAGCTTGTTTCCTCAGAGTTTACAAACAGCGGCGAGCTTCTTACAATGAACAGAGTTATGTATGACGAGAATTCCGAGCACGTATCCCTTGAAAAGCTTGTGACCTGCAAGAGAGTATACGAGAGACCTGACGGACAGAGAGTGACAGCAGATATACAGCTCCTTCCCGAGAACGACGTCTGG
Coding sequences:
- a CDS encoding MATE family efflux transporter gives rise to the protein MQSKSSDMCEGPLVSKIILYTIPIILTGVLQLLFNAADLVVVGRCCGSNSVGAVGATGALINLMVNLFIGLSVGAGVTVAHGIGSGRSEDVHRTVHTAIPTALICGALLTVVGLLFSETFLKLMDTPKEQLSLATSYMRIYFCGTIASMLYNFGSAILRAAGDTKSPLYYLTAAGFLNVILNLIFVILFHMDVAGVALATAISQTFSGLLIVRALMKREDACRLDLKKLHIYGRQLKRILQIGFPAGIQSSLFAVSNVIIQSSINFFGPVVNTGNAAAQNIEGFVYTSMNSYSQTSLNFTGQNYGAGKLDRIKKIMWICLIAVFCTGMAMGLTALLFGRPLLSIYITDSEEAIKYGMVRMTYIMIPYFLCGLMDVTTGLIRGLGSSVLPMLITVLGVVGIRLGWIYIVFRIPQYHSIKSLYLSYAISWLATFGVELIVFLILMRKLKKQQI
- a CDS encoding glycerol-3-phosphate acyltransferase; translated protein: MQFVLCALIGYLFGNINPAFIISKLKGFDIRQRGSGNAGASNTVITVGKKAGLFVALFDIFKAVAASLLGAYLFPQLRFAKILAGSCCILGHIFPVLMRFRGGKGLASLGGTILAFNPIVFVLLLGFEMLLGFSVDYVCVVPVTGSVIFTMIYALLTGDPVGTTILSVVALVILFKHIENFKRIQNGTEAHISFLWKKDQEIARIRKNTND
- a CDS encoding RNA polymerase sigma factor, which encodes MNDIELRQMLKSAPERGQRAFYDKYFNYVYTIVYARLRSYAEPEDIDECVGDVFAHCFFYFDKQEEINGDLKAFVATVARNKAVDTYRRVARHKERNVAMDDNEEFISDENIAETAETSEMRQLLYDKVGELGEPDSTIIIQKYFYGRSSKEIAKIVELSSDNVRARCSRAVKRLRELLLQAGFAR